In Oryza brachyantha chromosome 1, ObraRS2, whole genome shotgun sequence, the following are encoded in one genomic region:
- the LOC107304710 gene encoding uncharacterized protein LOC107304710 isoform X1, with amino-acid sequence MEIQAAAEIPPAAAEDNASAKQKAISPTLLPYEVCLAQFPAEMYKRGVLSGGHAMSTTDKEYMKFPAESPSDDMLSPTVTVILMTLFTWYQIYQEAKENKHKKLPEHYPQVCFKILLSNTYLLVACMLVSIVRKGTDLAAWSFFCALELFLLSLSGALWVCLYPYGFLAAEITFPVSSIISIFLLSLNDKPKLFSRARSKLLRSKLFKSARRVGDDWTN; translated from the exons ATGGAGATCCAGGCAGCCGCGGAGATCCCCCCTGCTGCGGCGGAGGACAACGCGAGCGCCAAGCAAAAG GCTATTAGCCCTACTCTACTGCCTTATGAGGTCTGCTTGGCGCAATTCCCCGCGGAGATGTATAAGCGTGGGGTTTTGTCAGGTGGACATGCAATGAGTACTACAGACAAAGAATATATGAAGTTTCCTGCAGAATCC CCTTCTGATGACATGCTAAGTCCAACTGTAACCGTCATTTTGATGACGCTCTTTACTTGGTATCAAATTTACCAAGAAGCTAAGGaaaacaaacacaaaaaacTACCAGAGCACTATCCCCAAGTTTGCTTCAAGATCTTGTTGTCAAACACTTATCTCTTGGTTGCCTGCATGCTTGTGAGCATTGTGCGAAAGGGCACTGACCTTGCTGCATGGTCTTTTTTCTGTGCCCTGGAACTTTTTCTGCTCTCTCTGTCAGGAGCATTATGGGTATGCCTTTACCCGTATGGCTTCTTGGCTGCAGAGATTACATTTCCTGTATCTTCCATCATTTCAATTTTCTTGCTCTCACTGAATGATAAGCCAAAA TTGTTCTCAAGAGCAAGGTCAAAGCTCTTAAGGTCCAAGCTCTTCAAGTCTGCAAGGAGAGTAGGTGATGATTGGACCAACTGA
- the LOC107304710 gene encoding uncharacterized protein LOC107304710 isoform X2, with protein MEIQAAAEIPPAAAEDNASAKQKAISPTLLPYEVCLAQFPAEMYKRGVLSGGHAMSTTDKEYMKFPAESPSDDMLSPTVTVILMTLFTWYQIYQEAKENKHKKLPEHYPQVCFKILLSNTYLLVACMLVSIVRKGTDLAAWSFFCALELFLLSLSGALWLFSRARSKLLRSKLFKSARRVGDDWTN; from the exons ATGGAGATCCAGGCAGCCGCGGAGATCCCCCCTGCTGCGGCGGAGGACAACGCGAGCGCCAAGCAAAAG GCTATTAGCCCTACTCTACTGCCTTATGAGGTCTGCTTGGCGCAATTCCCCGCGGAGATGTATAAGCGTGGGGTTTTGTCAGGTGGACATGCAATGAGTACTACAGACAAAGAATATATGAAGTTTCCTGCAGAATCC CCTTCTGATGACATGCTAAGTCCAACTGTAACCGTCATTTTGATGACGCTCTTTACTTGGTATCAAATTTACCAAGAAGCTAAGGaaaacaaacacaaaaaacTACCAGAGCACTATCCCCAAGTTTGCTTCAAGATCTTGTTGTCAAACACTTATCTCTTGGTTGCCTGCATGCTTGTGAGCATTGTGCGAAAGGGCACTGACCTTGCTGCATGGTCTTTTTTCTGTGCCCTGGAACTTTTTCTGCTCTCTCTGTCAGGAGCATTATGG TTGTTCTCAAGAGCAAGGTCAAAGCTCTTAAGGTCCAAGCTCTTCAAGTCTGCAAGGAGAGTAGGTGATGATTGGACCAACTGA
- the LOC102707367 gene encoding probable protein phosphatase 2C 42, whose protein sequence is MALHRVVQLPEVSKTTYTGGNARLVYASSSMQGYRSTMEDALIAFESLNDLNETSFFGVYDGHGGCAVAKYCANNLHIRFLQEEDFHVNLPNALRKAFLRVDEMLQNKASRRELSGYGSGSRVYKASCFGCTPCLPGLCYRGPLKEGCTACVVVIRNNQIIVGNAGDSRCVLSRNGQAIALSRDHRLVSTAEYIRIVAAGGNVAIADGLYYVSNGIGVSRAIGYFSLKQNKMLPNEEQALICMPEINSEQITLDTEFLVIASDGIWDALSNQAVVDFVNIRLKHGVDPFVICESLLNVAVTHEPPALDNLSVILVKFLHPDAAGASGRRSADI, encoded by the exons ATGGCTTTACATCGAGTCGTCCAACTTCCTGAGGTGTCTAAGACTACTTACACGGGTGGGAACGCAAGACTAGTTTACGCTTCATCATCTATGCAAGGATACCGTAGCACCATGGAAGATGCT ctgaTAGCTTTTGAATCTCTGAACGATCTGAATGAAACGTCTTTTTTCGGTGTTTACGATGGCCATGGAG GGTGTGCTGTAGCCAAGTATTGTGCGAACAACTTGCACATCAGATTTCTCCAGGAGGAAGACTTTCATGTAAACCTACCTAATGCATTGAGGAAGGCATTTCTGAG GGTGGATGAGATGCTGCAAAATAAGGCATCTAGGAGAGAATTGTCAGGGTATGGTAGTGGCTCAAGAGTCTATAAGGCGTCTTGTTTCGGATGTACCCCTTGTCTGCCG GGACTTTGTTATCGTGGTCCGCTCAAAGAAGGATGTACAGCATGCGTTGTTGTCATTAGAAACAACCAGATCATTGTTGGAAATGCTGGTGATTCTCGCTGTGTACTCTCAAGGAATGGTCAG GCAATTGCTTTATCCCGTGACCATAGACTGGTTAGTACTGCCGAGTATATCCGGATAGTTGCTGCAGGTGGCAATGTTGCTATCGCTGATGGGCTCTACTATGTTAGCAATGGAATTGGCGTTTCAAGAGCAATAG GGTACTTTTCCTTGAAACAGAATAAGATGCTGCCCAATGAAGAACAGGCATTGATTTGCATGCCAGAAATCAACTCG GAACAAATAACTCTGGATACTGAGTTTCTTGTTATAGCATCTGATGGAATTTG GGATGCCTTGTCAAACCAGGCTGTGGTAGACTTTGTAAACATTCGTTTAAAACAT GGAGTTGATCCCTTCGTAATTTGCGAGAGCCTTCTTAATGTGGCCGTTACACATGAACCACCGGCATTGGACAACTTGAGCGTCATACTAGTTAAGTTCCTGCACCCAGATGCAGCCGGGGCCAGCGGCCGCAGAAGCGCAGATATTTGA
- the LOC102707643 gene encoding WD repeat-containing protein 13 — protein sequence MELATAGGSTATASTPACPPVPSRPMDPDFLSWVLQPPTPSSSRPDADYAALRRLLLRRKPSSALQHRMEWRCTGRGYVAYRNFLLRRIDGGAASSSAHSTPSNSGRWAPSPAHAALSEADSWSSIRDWRSNSGPLTGNISISSKQSDPERHVRFAEPAYSFVGMHCIFDDCKATVTILKFGRASSDLLAYGASDGSLTVCQVSDPPSVLKKLIGHSKDITDFDFSSNNQYIASCSMDKTMRVWEISKGTCIRVVYGVSSQLCICFHPVNNNLLLVGNANREINAINFSTGRIVSKLTFDDAVTALDIDHTGQLIFAGDAQGCIYTVSVNSHTGSLSRTHKNKSNKTKSPVTTIQYRTFSLVARCPVLLSCVQNGNLFFFSIATDSKGYLTLICSLKLASPVQTIRASFCPLLSLEKGEFIVTGSEDANVYFYDLARPKNSCVNKLQGHGSSVIGVAWNHGENLLASSDSDGTVIVWKRAKN from the exons ATGGAGTTGGCCACGGCCGGCGgttccaccgccaccgcctccacgcCGGCCTGCCCGCCTGTCCCCTCCCGGCCGATGGACCCCGACTTCCTCAGCTGGGTCCTGCAGCCCCcgaccccctcctcctcccgccccgaCGCCGACTACGcggccctccgccgcctcctcctccgacgcAAGCCCTCCTCGGCGCTCCAGCACCGCATG GAGTGGCGGTGCACTGGCAGGGGCTATGTTGCCTACCGCaacttcctcctccgccgcatcGACGGTGGCGCCGCCTCCAGCAGCGCCCACAGCACGCCGAGCAACAG TGGGAGATGGGCTCCTTCTCCTGCCCATGCTGCATTGTCCGAGGCAGACAGCTGGAGTTCTATCCgg GACTGGAGAAGTAACAGTGGACCGTTAACCGGCAATATAAGTATCAGCTCAAAGCAGAGTGATCCTGAGCGTCATGTCAGATTTGCTGAGCCTGCATACTCATTTGTTGGCATGCATTGCATCTTTGATGACTGCAAAGCAACAG TTACAATATTGAAATTTGGTCGCGCAAGTTCAGATCTGCTTGCATATGGTGCATCTGATGGCAGTTTAACAGTCTGCCAGGTTTCCGACCCACCAtctgttcttaaaaaattaatagggCATTCTAAAGATATCACAG attttgatttttcatctAATAACCAATACATTGCGTCCTGCTCCATGGATAAGACTATGAGAGTATGGGAGATTTCAAAAGGCACTTGTATCAGGGTTGTATATGGGGTTTCTTCCCAGCTATGCATATGCTTTCATCCT gtaaataataatttacttTTAGTTGGCAACGCAAACAGGGAGATCAAT GCCATTAATTTTAGTACTGGGAGAATAGTCAGCAAGCTTACCTTTGATGATGCAGTTACTGCTTTGGATATTGATCACACTGGACAACTTATTTTTGCTGGTGATGCTCAG GGTTGCATATATACTGTCAGTGTGAATTCACACACAGGTTCATTATCTAGAACTCATAAGAACAAGAGCAATAAGACAAAGTCTCCTGTTACAACCATTCAATACCGCACCTTCTCTCTGGTTGCACGTTGCCCAGTCCTCCTTTCTTGTGTTCAAAATGGAAACCTGTTTTTCTTCAG CATTGCAACAGATTCCAAGGGATACTTGACCCTCATATGCTCTCTAAAATTGGCGTCACCTGTGCAGACCATCCGTGCTTCTTTCTGTCCCCTCCTTTCCCTTGAGAAAGGAGAGTTCATTG TCACGGGTAGTGAGGATGCAAATGTTTACTTCTACGATTTGGCACGGCCAAAGAACTCGTGTGTAAATAAACTGCAG GGACATGGCTCTTCAGTAATTGGAGTGGCCTGGAATCATGGGGAAAACTTGCTTGCGTCGTCTGATTCGGATGGTACAGTTATTGTATGGAAGCGGgcaaaaaactaa